A window from Solanum stenotomum isolate F172 chromosome 5, ASM1918654v1, whole genome shotgun sequence encodes these proteins:
- the LOC125865863 gene encoding L-type lectin-domain containing receptor kinase IX.1-like — MALFAYFVCLLLIIPFVTSLSFNFDSFNPNDQNLTYEADAYPANGVIQLTKNQRDSGSNDSIGRATYSEALYLWDKASGNLTDFTTHFSFGINSQGRNDYADGVAFFLAPAGSRIPDNSAVGGSLGLAISGQQNTSRNHSFVAVEFDTFKNFYDPKGDHVGVDINSMVSVVNVTWFSSIPNGKRTDAWISYNSTTKNLSVIFTGFQQQGNTTVTVLQNLSYNLDLREYLPEWVTFGFSGATGTLFALQTIYSWNFTSSLKHNDNITDPDVPLPSPVPEDWIDNSSKNKSGLVIGLISGSCVLVALSVLILFAFWRKRKVQEDEDEDDDIIDGSMNNEFERSTGPKKFLYSELVRCTNNFSQEEMLGQGGFGGVYKGYLSESNSYIAVKRVSRESKQGIKEYASEVRIISQLRHKHLVQLIGWCHQKRELLLVYEFMPNGSLDYHLFKGRSHLTWPIRFKIAQGLASALLYLHEEWEQCVVHRDIKSSNIMLDSNFNAKLGDFGLARLVDHDKGSQTTVLAGTMGYMAPECVTTGKASKETDVYSFGVVVLEIGCGRKCIEHKAEEHQINIIEWVWRLYGMGNLREVVDPRLSSEFNEQEVEHLLIVGLWCAHPDNNCRPSIRQAIQVLNFEAPLPILPPNMPVPTYCSPSQYGSTTSYTSPYDSNGPRISEIQSSVTRDYTGSSNNTAASAASSPSASLLYTC; from the coding sequence ATGGCTCTTTTTGCATACTTTGTTTGTCTTCTATTAATAATCCCTTTTGTCACTTCATTGTCCttcaattttgatagttttaatcCCAATGATCAGAATTTAACATATGAAGCAGATGCTTATCCAGCAAACGGTGTAATTCAGCTCACCAAAAACCAGCGCGATAGTGGTTCAAATGATAGCATAGGCCGAGCCACATATTCAGAAGCTCTCTATCTTTGGGACAAGGCCTCTGGGAATCTCACTGATTTCACTACGCATTTCTCCTTTGGGATCAATTCACAGGGCAGAAATGATTATGCTGATGGTGTTGCCTTCTTCCTTGCTCCTGCAGGTTCAAGAATTCCTGATAACTCAGCCGTAGGAGGCAGCCTTGGCCTTGCAATTAGTGGTCAACAAAATACATCGAGAAATCACTCTTTTGTTGCTGTGGAGTTTGACACCTTTAAGAACTTTTATGATCCAAAGGGTGATCATGTAGGTGTCGATATCAACTCCATGGTATCTGTTGTTAATGTGACCTGGTTTAGTAGCATTCCGAATGGTAAGAGAACTGATGCCTGGATTAGTTATAATTCAACTACGAAAAATCTTAGTGTTATCTTCACCGGTTTCCAACAACAAGGGAATACTACAGTCACCGTCCTGCAGAACCTATCTTACAATCTTGATCTGAGGGAATATTTGCCAGAATGGGTCACTTTTGGCTTCTCAGGTGCAACAGGAACCCTCTTTGCATTACAAACCATATACTCTTGGAATTTTACTTCttctttaaaacataatgaTAATATAACAGATCCAGATGTACCCTTACCAAGCCCTGTGCCAGAGGATTGGATTGATAATTCAAGCAAAAATAAGTCAGGACTAGTGATTGGATTGATTTCTGGCAGTTGTGTTTTGGTAGCACTATCTGTTTTAATATTGTTTGCATTTTGGAGAAAGAGGAAGGTgcaagaagatgaagatgaagatgatgatattATTGATGGTTCCATGAACAATGAATTTGAAAGAAGCACAGGACCAAAGAAGTTCTTGTACAGTGAGTTGGTTAGATGTACAAATAACTTTTCGCAGGAAGAGATGCTTGGGCAGGGTGGGTTCGGAGGTGTTTATAAAGGATATCTCAGTGAATCCAACTCCTATATTGCTGTTAAGAGGGTTTCAAGGGAGTCAAAGCAAGGAATAAAAGAGTATGCATCAGAAGTCAGGATCATCAGCCAGTTAAGACATAAACATTTGGTGCAACTCATTGGTTGGTGCCATCAAAAAAGAGAACTTCTACTTGTCTATGAGTTTATGCCTAATGGAAGCTTAGATTACCATCTTTTCAAGGGAAGAAGCCATTTGACATGGCCAATAAGATTCAAGATTGCTCAAGGCTTGGCCTCAGCGTTGCTTTATCTACACGAAGAATGGGAACAGTGTGTGGTGCATAGGGACATAAAGTCCAGCAATATTATGTTGGATTCCAATTTCAATGCCAAACTTGGGGATTTTGGTTTAGCTAGGCTAGTTGACCATGATAAGGGATCCCAAACAACAGTTTTGGCAGGCACGATGGGTTACATGGCTCCTGAATGTGTCACCACTGGCAAAGCTAGCAAGGAAACAGATGTCTATAGCTTTGGTGTTGTCGTGTTAGAAATAGGTTGTGGAAGGAAATGTATTGAACATAAAGCTGAGGAgcatcaaataaatattattgaatggGTTTGGAGACTTTACGGGATGGGAAATCTTCGTGAAGTAGTTGATCCTCGACTCTCATCAGAGTTCAATGAACAGGAGGTGGAGCACTTGCTAATTGTTGGCTTATGGTGTGCTCATCCAGATAACAATTGCAGACCTTCTATTAGGCAAGCAATTCAGGTGCTTAATTTTGAAGCTCCGTTGCCCATACTCCCTCCAAACATGCCTGTACCGACATATTGCAGTCCGTCACAGTATGGATCAACTACTTCATATACATCACCGTATGACTCCAACGGTCCTCGGATTTCTGAAATACAGTCTTCAGTGACTAGAGACTATACTGGTTCTTCAAATAACACAGCAGCTTCTGCAGCATCTTCGCCTTCCGCATCACTTCTGTACACATGTTGA